A single window of Mugil cephalus isolate CIBA_MC_2020 chromosome 1, CIBA_Mcephalus_1.1, whole genome shotgun sequence DNA harbors:
- the LOC125011242 gene encoding protein kinase C-binding protein 1-like isoform X5: MHPQSLAEEEIKTESDVVEGMDASVRSKVPDPPGSAERSAVPQKRKVSSPTHSPNGHSPSDTSPSPLKKKKKPGAVSYNNKDQDGRNDFYCWLCHREGQVLCCELCPRVYHAKCLKLPAEPEGDWFCPECEKITVAECIETQSKAMTMLTIDQLSYLLKFALQKIKQPGTEPFQKPVSLEQHPDYAEYIFHPMDLCTLEKNVKKKMYGCTEAFLADMKWILHNCIIYNGGNHKLTATAKVIVKICEHEMNEIEVCPECYLSSCQKRDNWFCEPCSQPHPLVWAKLKGFPFWPAKALREKDGQVDARFFGQHDRAWVPINNCYLMSKEIPFSVKKTKSIFNSAMQEMEVYVENIRKKFGVFNYAPFRTPYTPNNQLQMLLDPSNPSAGTVKTEKPDKLRFSFDITASPKMVLSKSSTPSGMSRRVSMTDMPRSPMSTNSSVHTGSDGEQDMEKPSRNPAFHYSTGEESMDCTASPVSGKMGPGGSVTSSPKPFNPGLVPKQERNAGTGGILNLNLDRVKAEMDLKELSETVQQKQQQQGAPAALSTPKRPIRSLDKTIESCKAQLGIDEISDDVYKDVDHSDSEESDSSDSEYLSDEEHKPKSSSQDDKDKAERKVSKASTDGENKEGVAGTGDKATPEPLIKEKQGSNGSDRDLQDKPRTPQSQPLTDKSKAPEEGKAAAAAATSAAEQDSDSERELVIDLGDEHGGRDSKRARRELGTSGVKTLKESTVKLEGKLPSSAASVPTAREVVSNLKESLQPSITAALNLVSTAASGQTSAATVTSASTSAPSPVSTTSPAPAAVKKQRPLLPKETAQAVQRAVVWNPTKFQTSSQKWHMQKVQRQQQQHGEQSAVQTQAQSQGQTRSPQQLQAQQQNSSSTRYQTRQAAKGQQKDPSQNASSSTASQATSGSSYMSGDLQIPTVSADVAADIAKYTNKIMDTIKGTMTEIYNDLSKSTSGNTISEIRRLRIEIEKLQWLHQQELSEMKHNLELTMAEMRQSLEQERERLVAEVKKQMELEKQQAVDETKKKQWCANCRKEAIFYCCWNTSYCDYPCQQAHWPEHMKSCTQSATASQQEPEAEPNSDPSAKSSGLSPATQTLPPGAGSISDKSNSPTYMDKNKDNAGVTVT; the protein is encoded by the exons ATGCATCCACAGAG TCTGGCTGAGGAGGAGATAAAGACCGAGTCTGATGTGGTAGAGGGGATGGATGCATCTGTGCGATCCAAAG TCCCTGATCCACCAGGGTCGGCCGAACGGTCGGCAGTACCACAGAAGCGAAAGGTCTCGAGTCCCACGCATTCCCCCAATGGACACTCTCCCTCAGACACGTCCCCGAGCCctctcaagaagaagaagaagccgggGGCCGTGAGCTATAACAACAAGGACCAG GACGGCAGGAATGACTTCTACTGCTGGCTGTGCCACCGCGAGGGCCAGGTGCTCTGCTGTGAGCTCTGCCCCAGGGTGTACCACGCCAAGTGCCTCAAACTACCAGCCGAGCCCGAGGGCGACTGGTTCTGTCCAGAGTGTGAG aaaataacAGTTGCTGAATGCATTGAAACCCAGAGCAAGGCGATGACGATGCTGACAATAGACCAGCTCTCCTATTTGCTGAAATTTGCACTCCAAAAGATTAAACAGCCTGGG ACTGAGCCGTTTCAGAAGCCAGTGTCTCTGGAACAACACCCGGATTATGCGGAGTACATCTTCCATCCCATGGACTTGTGTACTTTAGAGAAG aatgtcaaaaagaaaatgtacggCTGCACTGAAGCTTTTCTGGCTGATATGAAATGGATCTTACACAACTGCATCATTTACAACGGAG GTAATCATAAATTAACTGCGACTGCAAAGGTTATTGTCAAGATCTGTGAGCATGAG ATGAATGAGATTGAGGTGTGTCCAGAATGCTACCTGTCTTCATGCCAGAAAAGGGACAACTGGTTCTGTGAGCCATGT AGTCAACCCCACCCCCTGGTCTGGGCTAAGCTGAAGGGCTTTCCTTTCTGGCCAGCAAAAGCACTTCGCGAGAAAGATGGACAAGTAGATGCACGCTTTTTTGGGCAACACGACAG GGCCTGGGTACCCATCAATAACTGCTACCTCATGTCCAAAGAGATCCCTTTCTCTGTGAAGAAAACTAAAAGCATCTTCAACAGCGCCATGCAAGAGATGGAGGTATATGTGGAAAACATTCGCAAGAAATTTGGGGTCTTCAACTACGCGCCCTTCCGCACTCCCTACACACCCAACAACCAGCTGCAGATGCTCCTGGACCCCTCCAACCCCAGTGCTGGGACGGTCAAGACGGAGAAACCAGATAAACTTCGCTTCAGCTTCGATATAACTGCGTCTCCTAAGATGGTCCTCAGTAAGAGCTCTACACCCAGTGGTATGAGCCGGCGGGTGTCTATGACAGACATGCCTCGGTCTCCCATGAGCACAAACTCCTCGGTTCACACAGGGTCGGATGGGGAGCAAGACATGGAAAAGCCCAGCAGGAATCCTGCCTTCCACTACAGCACTGGGGAAGAATCTATGGACTGTACCG cgTCTCCTGTTTCGGGGAAGATGGGTCCTGGGGGGAGTGTGACGAGCAGCCCGAAGCCTTTTAACCCTGGACTGGTGCCCAAGCAGGAGAGGAATGCAGGAACAGGCGGCATCCTCAATCTGAACCTGG ATCGAGTGAAGGCTGAAATGGATCTGAAGGAGCTGAGTGAGACcgtgcagcagaagcagcaacaacagggAGCGCCAGCTGCCCTCTCTACCCCAAAGAGACCCATCAGGAGTCTGGACAAGACTATAGAAAGCTGCAAAGCACAGCTCG GGATTGATGAGATTTCCGATGACGTGTATAAAGACGTGGATCACAGTGATTCCGAGGAATCGGACTCTAGCGACAGCGAGTACCTCAGCGATGAGGAACACAAGCCAAAGAGCTCCTCACAGGACGACAAGGACAAAGCAGAGAGGAAAGTGTCCAAAGCGAGCACGGATGGAGAGAATAAGGAGGGAGTTGCGGGGACTGGGGATAAAGCCACCCCTGAACCCTTGATCAAAGAGAAGCAAGGCAGCAATGGGTCAGACAGGGACCTCCAGGACAAGCCTCGGACGCCCCAATCTCAACCCCTCACGGACAAGTCCAAAGCTCCGGAGGAGGgcaaagcagctgctgctgctgctacgtcGGCTGCTGAGCAAGACTCTGATTCTGAACGGGAGCTGGTGATTGACCTGGGGGATGAACACGGAGGCCGAGACTCAAAGAGGGCAAGAAGAGAGCTGGGGACTTCTGGTGTCAAGACTCTCAAAGAGTCTACTGTCAAGTTGGAGG gtAAACTGCCTTCATCTGCTGCATCCGTCCCAACTGCACGTGAAGTGGTCTCCAACCTGAAGGAGTCCTTGCAACCCTCGATCACAGCGGCACTCAACCTGgtttccactgcagcctctgGTCAGACCAGCGCCGCCACAGTTACCAGCGCGTCGACCAGTGCCCCCTCCCCTGTCTCCACAACGTCCCCAGCACCCGCAGCTGTAAAGAAACAGCGCCCCCTACTGCCTAAAGAGACGGCTCAGGCCGTGCAGAGGGCAGTGGTGTGGAATCCGACCAAGTTTCAGACGTCCTCTCAGAAGTGGCACATGCAGAAGgtgcagaggcagcagcagcagcacggagAGCAGTCAGCTGTGCAGACACAGGCCCAGAGTCAGGGGCAGACACGCAGCCCTCAGCAGCTACAGGCGCAGCAGCAGAACTCCTCGAGCACCCGCTATCAGACTAGACAAGCAGCCAAGG GGCAACAAAAAGACCCATCACAGAATGCGTCCTCATCAACAGCATCCCAGGCCACGTCCGGTAGTTCTTATATGTCAGGAGACTTGCAGATCCCGACTGTCTCAGCAGACGTAGCTGCAGATATAgccaaatacacaaacaaa ATTATGGACACAATAAAAGGGACGATGACTGAAATCTACAATGATCTTTCCAAAAGCACATCAGGAAATACAATTTCCGAG ATTCGACGGTTAAGGATAGAGATTGAGAAGCTCCAGTGGCTGCATCAGCAAGAGCTgtcagaaatgaaacacaatctgG AACTGACAATGGCAGAGATGAGGCAGAGCCTGGAGCAGGAAAGAGAACGACTGGTGGCTGAGGTGAAAAAGCAGATGGAGTTGGAGAAGCAGCAGGCGGTGGATGAGACCAAAAAGAAACAGTGGTGCGCCAACTGCAGAAAGGAGGCCATCTTCTACTGCTGCTGGAATACCAGTTACTGTGATTACCCCTGCCAGCAAGCCCACTGGCCAGAGCACATGAAGTCCTGCACACAGTCAG cCACGGCATCACAACAGGAACCAGAGGCTGAACCCAACTCGGATCCATCAGCCAAATCATCCGGCCTTTCTCCTGCAACACAGACACTGCCTCCGGGCGCAGGATCCATATCAGACAAAAGCAACTCTCCCACATACATGGACAAAAACAAGGACAATGCTGGTGTTACTGTGACCTAA
- the LOC125011242 gene encoding protein kinase C-binding protein 1-like isoform X2: MHPQSLAEEEIKTESDVVEGMDASVRSKVPDPPGSAERSAVPQKRKVSSPTHSPNGHSPSDTSPSPLKKKKKPGAVSYNNKDQSELRHGPFYYMKQPALTTDPVDVVPQDGRNDFYCWLCHREGQVLCCELCPRVYHAKCLKLPAEPEGDWFCPECEKITVAECIETQSKAMTMLTIDQLSYLLKFALQKIKQPGTEPFQKPVSLEQHPDYAEYIFHPMDLCTLEKNVKKKMYGCTEAFLADMKWILHNCIIYNGGNHKLTATAKVIVKICEHEMNEIEVCPECYLSSCQKRDNWFCEPCSQPHPLVWAKLKGFPFWPAKALREKDGQVDARFFGQHDRAWVPINNCYLMSKEIPFSVKKTKSIFNSAMQEMEVYVENIRKKFGVFNYAPFRTPYTPNNQLQMLLDPSNPSAGTVKTEKPDKLRFSFDITASPKMVLSKSSTPSGMSRRVSMTDMPRSPMSTNSSVHTGSDGEQDMEKPSRNPAFHYSTGEESMDCTASPVSGKMGPGGSVTSSPKPFNPGLVPKQERNAGTGGILNLNLDRVKAEMDLKELSETVQQKQQQQGAPAALSTPKRPIRSLDKTIESCKAQLGIDEISDDVYKDVDHSDSEESDSSDSEYLSDEEHKPKSSSQDDKDKAERKVSKASTDGENKEGVAGTGDKATPEPLIKEKQGSNGSDRDLQDKPRTPQSQPLTDKSKAPEEGKAAAAAATSAAEQDSDSERELVIDLGDEHGGRDSKRARRELGTSGVKTLKESTVKLEGKLPSSAASVPTAREVVSNLKESLQPSITAALNLVSTAASGQTSAATVTSASTSAPSPVSTTSPAPAAVKKQRPLLPKETAQAVQRAVVWNPTKFQTSSQKWHMQKVQRQQQQHGEQSAVQTQAQSQGQTRSPQQLQAQQQNSSSTRYQTRQAAKGQQKDPSQNASSSTASQATSGSSYMSGDLQIPTVSADVAADIAKYTNKIMDTIKGTMTEIYNDLSKSTSGNTISEIRRLRIEIEKLQWLHQQELSEMKHNLELTMAEMRQSLEQERERLVAEVKKQMELEKQQAVDETKKKQWCANCRKEAIFYCCWNTSYCDYPCQQAHWPEHMKSCTQSATASQQEPEAEPNSDPSAKSSGLSPATQTLPPGAGSISDKSNSPTYMDKNKDNAGVTVT, from the exons ATGCATCCACAGAG TCTGGCTGAGGAGGAGATAAAGACCGAGTCTGATGTGGTAGAGGGGATGGATGCATCTGTGCGATCCAAAG TCCCTGATCCACCAGGGTCGGCCGAACGGTCGGCAGTACCACAGAAGCGAAAGGTCTCGAGTCCCACGCATTCCCCCAATGGACACTCTCCCTCAGACACGTCCCCGAGCCctctcaagaagaagaagaagccgggGGCCGTGAGCTATAACAACAAGGACCAG TCAGAGCTAAGACATGGTCCCTTTTACTATATGAAGCAGCCAGCACTCACCACAGACCCTGTTGATGTTGTACCGCAGGACGGCAGGAATGACTTCTACTGCTGGCTGTGCCACCGCGAGGGCCAGGTGCTCTGCTGTGAGCTCTGCCCCAGGGTGTACCACGCCAAGTGCCTCAAACTACCAGCCGAGCCCGAGGGCGACTGGTTCTGTCCAGAGTGTGAG aaaataacAGTTGCTGAATGCATTGAAACCCAGAGCAAGGCGATGACGATGCTGACAATAGACCAGCTCTCCTATTTGCTGAAATTTGCACTCCAAAAGATTAAACAGCCTGGG ACTGAGCCGTTTCAGAAGCCAGTGTCTCTGGAACAACACCCGGATTATGCGGAGTACATCTTCCATCCCATGGACTTGTGTACTTTAGAGAAG aatgtcaaaaagaaaatgtacggCTGCACTGAAGCTTTTCTGGCTGATATGAAATGGATCTTACACAACTGCATCATTTACAACGGAG GTAATCATAAATTAACTGCGACTGCAAAGGTTATTGTCAAGATCTGTGAGCATGAG ATGAATGAGATTGAGGTGTGTCCAGAATGCTACCTGTCTTCATGCCAGAAAAGGGACAACTGGTTCTGTGAGCCATGT AGTCAACCCCACCCCCTGGTCTGGGCTAAGCTGAAGGGCTTTCCTTTCTGGCCAGCAAAAGCACTTCGCGAGAAAGATGGACAAGTAGATGCACGCTTTTTTGGGCAACACGACAG GGCCTGGGTACCCATCAATAACTGCTACCTCATGTCCAAAGAGATCCCTTTCTCTGTGAAGAAAACTAAAAGCATCTTCAACAGCGCCATGCAAGAGATGGAGGTATATGTGGAAAACATTCGCAAGAAATTTGGGGTCTTCAACTACGCGCCCTTCCGCACTCCCTACACACCCAACAACCAGCTGCAGATGCTCCTGGACCCCTCCAACCCCAGTGCTGGGACGGTCAAGACGGAGAAACCAGATAAACTTCGCTTCAGCTTCGATATAACTGCGTCTCCTAAGATGGTCCTCAGTAAGAGCTCTACACCCAGTGGTATGAGCCGGCGGGTGTCTATGACAGACATGCCTCGGTCTCCCATGAGCACAAACTCCTCGGTTCACACAGGGTCGGATGGGGAGCAAGACATGGAAAAGCCCAGCAGGAATCCTGCCTTCCACTACAGCACTGGGGAAGAATCTATGGACTGTACCG cgTCTCCTGTTTCGGGGAAGATGGGTCCTGGGGGGAGTGTGACGAGCAGCCCGAAGCCTTTTAACCCTGGACTGGTGCCCAAGCAGGAGAGGAATGCAGGAACAGGCGGCATCCTCAATCTGAACCTGG ATCGAGTGAAGGCTGAAATGGATCTGAAGGAGCTGAGTGAGACcgtgcagcagaagcagcaacaacagggAGCGCCAGCTGCCCTCTCTACCCCAAAGAGACCCATCAGGAGTCTGGACAAGACTATAGAAAGCTGCAAAGCACAGCTCG GGATTGATGAGATTTCCGATGACGTGTATAAAGACGTGGATCACAGTGATTCCGAGGAATCGGACTCTAGCGACAGCGAGTACCTCAGCGATGAGGAACACAAGCCAAAGAGCTCCTCACAGGACGACAAGGACAAAGCAGAGAGGAAAGTGTCCAAAGCGAGCACGGATGGAGAGAATAAGGAGGGAGTTGCGGGGACTGGGGATAAAGCCACCCCTGAACCCTTGATCAAAGAGAAGCAAGGCAGCAATGGGTCAGACAGGGACCTCCAGGACAAGCCTCGGACGCCCCAATCTCAACCCCTCACGGACAAGTCCAAAGCTCCGGAGGAGGgcaaagcagctgctgctgctgctacgtcGGCTGCTGAGCAAGACTCTGATTCTGAACGGGAGCTGGTGATTGACCTGGGGGATGAACACGGAGGCCGAGACTCAAAGAGGGCAAGAAGAGAGCTGGGGACTTCTGGTGTCAAGACTCTCAAAGAGTCTACTGTCAAGTTGGAGG gtAAACTGCCTTCATCTGCTGCATCCGTCCCAACTGCACGTGAAGTGGTCTCCAACCTGAAGGAGTCCTTGCAACCCTCGATCACAGCGGCACTCAACCTGgtttccactgcagcctctgGTCAGACCAGCGCCGCCACAGTTACCAGCGCGTCGACCAGTGCCCCCTCCCCTGTCTCCACAACGTCCCCAGCACCCGCAGCTGTAAAGAAACAGCGCCCCCTACTGCCTAAAGAGACGGCTCAGGCCGTGCAGAGGGCAGTGGTGTGGAATCCGACCAAGTTTCAGACGTCCTCTCAGAAGTGGCACATGCAGAAGgtgcagaggcagcagcagcagcacggagAGCAGTCAGCTGTGCAGACACAGGCCCAGAGTCAGGGGCAGACACGCAGCCCTCAGCAGCTACAGGCGCAGCAGCAGAACTCCTCGAGCACCCGCTATCAGACTAGACAAGCAGCCAAGG GGCAACAAAAAGACCCATCACAGAATGCGTCCTCATCAACAGCATCCCAGGCCACGTCCGGTAGTTCTTATATGTCAGGAGACTTGCAGATCCCGACTGTCTCAGCAGACGTAGCTGCAGATATAgccaaatacacaaacaaa ATTATGGACACAATAAAAGGGACGATGACTGAAATCTACAATGATCTTTCCAAAAGCACATCAGGAAATACAATTTCCGAG ATTCGACGGTTAAGGATAGAGATTGAGAAGCTCCAGTGGCTGCATCAGCAAGAGCTgtcagaaatgaaacacaatctgG AACTGACAATGGCAGAGATGAGGCAGAGCCTGGAGCAGGAAAGAGAACGACTGGTGGCTGAGGTGAAAAAGCAGATGGAGTTGGAGAAGCAGCAGGCGGTGGATGAGACCAAAAAGAAACAGTGGTGCGCCAACTGCAGAAAGGAGGCCATCTTCTACTGCTGCTGGAATACCAGTTACTGTGATTACCCCTGCCAGCAAGCCCACTGGCCAGAGCACATGAAGTCCTGCACACAGTCAG cCACGGCATCACAACAGGAACCAGAGGCTGAACCCAACTCGGATCCATCAGCCAAATCATCCGGCCTTTCTCCTGCAACACAGACACTGCCTCCGGGCGCAGGATCCATATCAGACAAAAGCAACTCTCCCACATACATGGACAAAAACAAGGACAATGCTGGTGTTACTGTGACCTAA
- the LOC125011242 gene encoding protein kinase C-binding protein 1-like isoform X7: MHPQSLAEEEIKTESDVVEGMDASVRSKVPDPPGSAERSAVPQKRKVSSPTHSPNGHSPSDTSPSPLKKKKKPGAVSYNNKDQKITVAECIETQSKAMTMLTIDQLSYLLKFALQKIKQPGTEPFQKPVSLEQHPDYAEYIFHPMDLCTLEKNVKKKMYGCTEAFLADMKWILHNCIIYNGGNHKLTATAKVIVKICEHEMNEIEVCPECYLSSCQKRDNWFCEPCSQPHPLVWAKLKGFPFWPAKALREKDGQVDARFFGQHDRAWVPINNCYLMSKEIPFSVKKTKSIFNSAMQEMEVYVENIRKKFGVFNYAPFRTPYTPNNQLQMLLDPSNPSAGTVKTEKPDKLRFSFDITASPKMVLSKSSTPSGMSRRVSMTDMPRSPMSTNSSVHTGSDGEQDMEKPSRNPAFHYSTGEESMDCTASPVSGKMGPGGSVTSSPKPFNPGLVPKQERNAGTGGILNLNLDRVKAEMDLKELSETVQQKQQQQGAPAALSTPKRPIRSLDKTIESCKAQLGIDEISDDVYKDVDHSDSEESDSSDSEYLSDEEHKPKSSSQDDKDKAERKVSKASTDGENKEGVAGTGDKATPEPLIKEKQGSNGSDRDLQDKPRTPQSQPLTDKSKAPEEGKAAAAAATSAAEQDSDSERELVIDLGDEHGGRDSKRARRELGTSGVKTLKESTVKLEGKLPSSAASVPTAREVVSNLKESLQPSITAALNLVSTAASGQTSAATVTSASTSAPSPVSTTSPAPAAVKKQRPLLPKETAQAVQRAVVWNPTKFQTSSQKWHMQKVQRQQQQHGEQSAVQTQAQSQGQTRSPQQLQAQQQNSSSTRYQTRQAAKGQQKDPSQNASSSTASQATSGSSYMSGDLQIPTVSADVAADIAKYTNKIMDTIKGTMTEIYNDLSKSTSGNTISEIRRLRIEIEKLQWLHQQELSEMKHNLELTMAEMRQSLEQERERLVAEVKKQMELEKQQAVDETKKKQWCANCRKEAIFYCCWNTSYCDYPCQQAHWPEHMKSCTQSATASQQEPEAEPNSDPSAKSSGLSPATQTLPPGAGSISDKSNSPTYMDKNKDNAGVTVT; encoded by the exons ATGCATCCACAGAG TCTGGCTGAGGAGGAGATAAAGACCGAGTCTGATGTGGTAGAGGGGATGGATGCATCTGTGCGATCCAAAG TCCCTGATCCACCAGGGTCGGCCGAACGGTCGGCAGTACCACAGAAGCGAAAGGTCTCGAGTCCCACGCATTCCCCCAATGGACACTCTCCCTCAGACACGTCCCCGAGCCctctcaagaagaagaagaagccgggGGCCGTGAGCTATAACAACAAGGACCAG aaaataacAGTTGCTGAATGCATTGAAACCCAGAGCAAGGCGATGACGATGCTGACAATAGACCAGCTCTCCTATTTGCTGAAATTTGCACTCCAAAAGATTAAACAGCCTGGG ACTGAGCCGTTTCAGAAGCCAGTGTCTCTGGAACAACACCCGGATTATGCGGAGTACATCTTCCATCCCATGGACTTGTGTACTTTAGAGAAG aatgtcaaaaagaaaatgtacggCTGCACTGAAGCTTTTCTGGCTGATATGAAATGGATCTTACACAACTGCATCATTTACAACGGAG GTAATCATAAATTAACTGCGACTGCAAAGGTTATTGTCAAGATCTGTGAGCATGAG ATGAATGAGATTGAGGTGTGTCCAGAATGCTACCTGTCTTCATGCCAGAAAAGGGACAACTGGTTCTGTGAGCCATGT AGTCAACCCCACCCCCTGGTCTGGGCTAAGCTGAAGGGCTTTCCTTTCTGGCCAGCAAAAGCACTTCGCGAGAAAGATGGACAAGTAGATGCACGCTTTTTTGGGCAACACGACAG GGCCTGGGTACCCATCAATAACTGCTACCTCATGTCCAAAGAGATCCCTTTCTCTGTGAAGAAAACTAAAAGCATCTTCAACAGCGCCATGCAAGAGATGGAGGTATATGTGGAAAACATTCGCAAGAAATTTGGGGTCTTCAACTACGCGCCCTTCCGCACTCCCTACACACCCAACAACCAGCTGCAGATGCTCCTGGACCCCTCCAACCCCAGTGCTGGGACGGTCAAGACGGAGAAACCAGATAAACTTCGCTTCAGCTTCGATATAACTGCGTCTCCTAAGATGGTCCTCAGTAAGAGCTCTACACCCAGTGGTATGAGCCGGCGGGTGTCTATGACAGACATGCCTCGGTCTCCCATGAGCACAAACTCCTCGGTTCACACAGGGTCGGATGGGGAGCAAGACATGGAAAAGCCCAGCAGGAATCCTGCCTTCCACTACAGCACTGGGGAAGAATCTATGGACTGTACCG cgTCTCCTGTTTCGGGGAAGATGGGTCCTGGGGGGAGTGTGACGAGCAGCCCGAAGCCTTTTAACCCTGGACTGGTGCCCAAGCAGGAGAGGAATGCAGGAACAGGCGGCATCCTCAATCTGAACCTGG ATCGAGTGAAGGCTGAAATGGATCTGAAGGAGCTGAGTGAGACcgtgcagcagaagcagcaacaacagggAGCGCCAGCTGCCCTCTCTACCCCAAAGAGACCCATCAGGAGTCTGGACAAGACTATAGAAAGCTGCAAAGCACAGCTCG GGATTGATGAGATTTCCGATGACGTGTATAAAGACGTGGATCACAGTGATTCCGAGGAATCGGACTCTAGCGACAGCGAGTACCTCAGCGATGAGGAACACAAGCCAAAGAGCTCCTCACAGGACGACAAGGACAAAGCAGAGAGGAAAGTGTCCAAAGCGAGCACGGATGGAGAGAATAAGGAGGGAGTTGCGGGGACTGGGGATAAAGCCACCCCTGAACCCTTGATCAAAGAGAAGCAAGGCAGCAATGGGTCAGACAGGGACCTCCAGGACAAGCCTCGGACGCCCCAATCTCAACCCCTCACGGACAAGTCCAAAGCTCCGGAGGAGGgcaaagcagctgctgctgctgctacgtcGGCTGCTGAGCAAGACTCTGATTCTGAACGGGAGCTGGTGATTGACCTGGGGGATGAACACGGAGGCCGAGACTCAAAGAGGGCAAGAAGAGAGCTGGGGACTTCTGGTGTCAAGACTCTCAAAGAGTCTACTGTCAAGTTGGAGG gtAAACTGCCTTCATCTGCTGCATCCGTCCCAACTGCACGTGAAGTGGTCTCCAACCTGAAGGAGTCCTTGCAACCCTCGATCACAGCGGCACTCAACCTGgtttccactgcagcctctgGTCAGACCAGCGCCGCCACAGTTACCAGCGCGTCGACCAGTGCCCCCTCCCCTGTCTCCACAACGTCCCCAGCACCCGCAGCTGTAAAGAAACAGCGCCCCCTACTGCCTAAAGAGACGGCTCAGGCCGTGCAGAGGGCAGTGGTGTGGAATCCGACCAAGTTTCAGACGTCCTCTCAGAAGTGGCACATGCAGAAGgtgcagaggcagcagcagcagcacggagAGCAGTCAGCTGTGCAGACACAGGCCCAGAGTCAGGGGCAGACACGCAGCCCTCAGCAGCTACAGGCGCAGCAGCAGAACTCCTCGAGCACCCGCTATCAGACTAGACAAGCAGCCAAGG GGCAACAAAAAGACCCATCACAGAATGCGTCCTCATCAACAGCATCCCAGGCCACGTCCGGTAGTTCTTATATGTCAGGAGACTTGCAGATCCCGACTGTCTCAGCAGACGTAGCTGCAGATATAgccaaatacacaaacaaa ATTATGGACACAATAAAAGGGACGATGACTGAAATCTACAATGATCTTTCCAAAAGCACATCAGGAAATACAATTTCCGAG ATTCGACGGTTAAGGATAGAGATTGAGAAGCTCCAGTGGCTGCATCAGCAAGAGCTgtcagaaatgaaacacaatctgG AACTGACAATGGCAGAGATGAGGCAGAGCCTGGAGCAGGAAAGAGAACGACTGGTGGCTGAGGTGAAAAAGCAGATGGAGTTGGAGAAGCAGCAGGCGGTGGATGAGACCAAAAAGAAACAGTGGTGCGCCAACTGCAGAAAGGAGGCCATCTTCTACTGCTGCTGGAATACCAGTTACTGTGATTACCCCTGCCAGCAAGCCCACTGGCCAGAGCACATGAAGTCCTGCACACAGTCAG cCACGGCATCACAACAGGAACCAGAGGCTGAACCCAACTCGGATCCATCAGCCAAATCATCCGGCCTTTCTCCTGCAACACAGACACTGCCTCCGGGCGCAGGATCCATATCAGACAAAAGCAACTCTCCCACATACATGGACAAAAACAAGGACAATGCTGGTGTTACTGTGACCTAA